A portion of the Harpia harpyja isolate bHarHar1 chromosome 15, bHarHar1 primary haplotype, whole genome shotgun sequence genome contains these proteins:
- the LOC128152009 gene encoding glutathione S-transferase, whose amino-acid sequence MSGKPKLHYTNGRGKMESIRWLLAAAGVEFEEEFIETKEDLEKLRNDGVLMFQQVPMVEIDGMKMVQTRAILSYIAAKYNLYGKDLKERAWIDMYVEGTTDLMGMIMYLPFQPADTKEKNLALIIERATTRYFPVYEKALKDHGHDYLVGNKLSWADIHLLEAILMAEECKPDILSAFPLLQAFKGRTSNIPTIKKFLQPGSQRKPPTDEKFVAIVRKIFNI is encoded by the exons ATGTCGGGGAAACCCAAGCTGCACTATACCAATGGAAGGGGGAAGATGGAGTCGATCCGATGGCTGTTAGCAGCAGCCGGGGTTGag tttgagGAAGAATTCATAGAAACGAAGGAAGACCTAGAAAAATTACGCAATG atGGAGTCCTCATGTTCCAGCAAGTACCCATGGTGGAGATCGATGGGATGAAGATGGTGCAGACTAGAGCCATCCTCAGCTACATAGCAGCGAAGTACAACCTCTATGGAAAAGACCTGAAGGAGAGAGCCTG gATTGATATGTACGTGGAGGGAACAACAGACCTGATGGGAATGATCATGTATCTGCCTTTTCAGCCAGCtgacacaaaagaaaagaatcttGCCTTAATCATTGAACGAGCTACAACCAGGTACTTTCCTGTTTATGAAAAG GCCTTAAAAGACCATGGGCATGATTATCTTGTTGGCAACAAATTAAGCTGGGCAGATATCCATCTGCTGGAAGCCATTTTAATGGCAGAAGAATGTAAGCCTGATATATTGTCTGCATTCCCTCTGCTACAG GCTTTTAAAGGAAGAACAAGCAACATTCCAACAATCAAAAAATTCTTGCAGCCTGGCAGCCAGAGGAAGCCACCAACAGATGAGAAGTTTGTTGCCATTGTGAGGAAAATATTCAATATCTAG
- the LOC128152012 gene encoding glutathione S-transferase-like, with translation MSGKPKLHYFNGRGRMESIRWLLAAAGVEFEECFLETKNDLTKLQKDGSLLFQQVPMVEIDGMKIVQSRAISNYIATKYNLYGKDLKERALIDMYVEAVIDLNELLMTHTFQPADKKEQHFATIVDKATNRYFPVYEKVLKDHGQDFLVGNRLSRADVQLLETLLMAEECKPDILVKFPLLQSFKARISNIPTIKKFLQPGSQRKPPLQEKDVPKLMKIFH, from the exons ATGTCTGGAAAACCCAAGCTGCACTACTTCAACGGACGAGGCCGAATGGAATCAATACGTTGGCTACTAGCAGCAGCTGGGGTTGAG TTTGAAGAATGTTTTCTGGAAACAAAGAATGATCTGACAAAGTTACAGAAGG ATGGATCCCTGCTGTTTCAGCAAGTGCCAATGGTGGAGATCGATGGAATGAAGATAGTGCAGAGCAGAGCCATTAGCAACTACATTGCAACGAAGTACAACCTCTACGGGAAGGACCTGAAGGAGAGAGCCCT AATTGATATGTATGTGGAAGCAGTAATAGATCTGAACGAGTTACTCATGACCCATACTTTCCAACCAGCGGATAAAAAGGAGCAACATTTTGCTACTATTGTGGACAAGGCCACAAACAGATACTTCCCAGTCTATGAGAAG GTTTTGAAAGACCATGGGCAAGACTTTCTTGTTGGCAACCGGCTTAGCAGGGCAGATGTACAATTACTTGAAACCCTTTTAATGGCAGAAGAGTGCAAGCCTGATATACTTGTCAAATTTCCCCTCTTGCAG agTTTTAAAGCCAGAATAAGCAATATCCCCACAATAAAGAAATTcctgcagcctggcagccagAGGAAACCACCACTACAAGAAAAAGATGTACCAAAACTGATGAAAATTTTCCACTGA